Proteins from a single region of Fundulus heteroclitus isolate FHET01 chromosome 12, MU-UCD_Fhet_4.1, whole genome shotgun sequence:
- the gltpa gene encoding glycolipid transfer protein, with protein MALLMEHQFRQLPADRQVETRPFLEAVSYLPPFFDCLGSAIFAPIKADMSGNITKIKAVYDTNPGRYKTIQMILEAEKEMHGSEWPKVGATLALMWLKRGLRFIQVFLQSLVNGEKDDSNPNLIRVNITKAYEMALRKYHGWFVQQLFKAALYAAPYKSDFLKALSKGRDVKEEECLEKIRKFLINFSATVDAVYDIFNRMNADLDYKV; from the exons ATGGCTCTGCTGATGGAGCACCAATTTAGACAGCTGCCAGCTGACAGGCAGGTGGAAACAAGGCCGTTTCTGGAGGCCGTGTCCTACCTTCCCCCTTTCTTTG ACTGCCTCGGCTCTGCTATTTTTGCACCAATAAAAGCTGATATGTCCGGTAACATCACA AAAATTAAGGCCGTTTATGATACCAACCCTGGACGCTACAAGACAATTCAGATGATTTTAGAGGCAGAGAAGGAAATGCATGGAAGTGAATGGCCCAAAGTTGGAGCAACGTTAGCACTCATGTGGCTCAAAAG GGGCCTCAGATTTATCCAAGTGTTTCTACAGAGCCTGGTGAATGGAGAAAAGGACGACAGCAACCCCAACCTCATCCGAGTAAATATCACCAAAGCTTATGAAATGGCCCTCAGAAAGTATCATGGTTGGTTTGTTCAGCAGCTCTTCAAG GCAGCTCTGTATGCTGCTCCCTACAAGTCAGATTTCCTGAAGGCGCTCTCCAAAGGTCGGGACGTCAAGGAGGAAGAATGCTTGGAGAAAATCAGGAAATTCCTCATCAACTTCTCTGCTACTGTGGATGCTGTTTATGACATATTTAATAGAATGAATGCTGATCTTGATTACAAGGTGTGA
- the LOC105926937 gene encoding trichoplein keratin filament-binding protein → MALPTFSARGPSRSRMLAEQLARQREQEARWRQQWEMHARYFREQGVRSQRQAAWSSGHSFRQSMSAYHEERMKEEKKAKLEQRRERLRVMLQEERDRLEAELRDLVPDRTELLGQWEEKAEALRKAREERRKKVAQELLKEHWKKNSPDLREVESALHKDHVVNQWQEQISEKKEKGACEREETTRFENEYERSRKEALERMRQAEERRREEERKRAEELRKQMEELKMREEEATRLKKEQEALLVKRWELEKMEEERKKAEERQRKREIGHFLVRQYRAQLKRRAQQVQEELEVDCKILAALLEEKEDEEQLQTLRRERAVADAAWMKQVIEEQLELERRREAEFDVLHREEAQRVWEKREAQWEKEKKARERLMHEVLVGRQQQLELKMLKNREAQEESLKRREELIQELELERKLRRLEKETDEGRRTARMQELRTQVEQKHQEQREEHRRALQEEEEERKALEVQEEDLKAEMQKMAEKGYQEKIHSRPRSAWT, encoded by the exons ATGGCTCTTCCGACTTTCTCGGCCCGTGGCCCCAGTCGGTCGCGGATGCTAGCCGAGCAGCTGGCCCGGCAGCGGGAGCAGGAGGCTCGGTGGCGCCAGCAATGGGAGATGCATGCTCGGTACTTCAGGGAGCAGGGCGTCCGCAGCCAGAGGCAGGCGGCGTGGAGCTCCGGTCACTCCTTCCGCCAGAG TATGTCCGCATACCATGAAGAGAGAATGAAGGAGGAAAAGAAAGCCAAGCTTGAGCAGCGCAGAGAACGGCTCAGGGTCATGCTTCAGGAGGAGCGAGACCGTCTGGAGGCAGAACTCAGGGACTTGGTCCCTGATAGGACTGAACTGTTAGGTCAGTGGGAGGAGAAAGCGGAAGCGCTTCGTAAGGCcagagaggaaagaaggaaaaag GTTGCACAGGAACTCCTGAAAGAGcactggaagaaaaacagcCCAGACCTGCGTGAG GTCGAGTCAGCATTGCACAAAGATCACGTCGTCAACCAGTGGCAGGAGCAGATATCCGAGAAGAAAGAG AAAGGAGCGTGTGAGCGGGAGGAGACGACGCGCTTTGAAAACGAGTATGAGAGGAGTCGAAAAGAAGCACTGGAGAGGATGAGGCAggcggaggagaggaggagagaagaggagCGGAAGAGGGCCGAAGAGCTCCGGAAACAGATGGAAGAGCTGAAAATGAGGGAGGAGGAG GCCACGCGTCTAAAAAAGGAGCAGGAGGCGCTGCTGGTCAAGCGGTGGGAGCTGGAAAAGATggaggaggaaaggaagaaggCAGAGGAAAGGCAAAGGAAACGGGAAATTGG CCACTTCCTGGTCCGTCAGTATCGCGCTCAGCTGAAGAGGAGAGCCCAGCAAGTCCAGGAGGAACTG GAGGTCGACTGCAAGATTCTGGCCGCCTTGCTGGAGGAAaaggaggatgaagagcagcTGCAGACGTTGAGAAGAGAACGAGCGGTTGCAGACGCCGCCTGGATGAAGCAAGTGATAGAAGAGCAGCTCGAGCTGGAGCGCAGGAGGGAGGCCGAGTTTGACGTCCTGCACAG AGAAGAAGCTCAGCGTGTATGGGAGAAACGGGAGGCCCAAtgggagaaggagaagaaggcCAGAGAGCGACTCATGCATGAG GTGCTTGTTGGGAGGCAGCAGCAACTGGAgctaaaaatgctgaaaaaccGGGAAGCTCAAGAGGAATCGCTGAAGAGGCGGGAGGAGCTGATCCAGGAGCTGGAGCTGGAGAGGAAGCTTAGACGTCTGGAAAAAGAGACGGACGAGGGCCGTAGGACAGCAAGGATGCAAGAGCTGAGGACCCAG GTGGAACAGAAGCACCAAGAGCAGCGGGAAGAGCATCGCAGAGcactgcaggaggaagaggaggaaaggAAGGCTCTGGAAGTTCAAGAGGAAGACCTGAAGGCTGAGATGCAGAAGATGGCTGAGAAAGGTTACCaagaaaag ATTCACAGCAGACCTCGATCAGCCTGGACATAA